The genomic stretch ATGATGGTGAAGGGGTGCTTGAAGGACTCGAACTGGCTGGCGAGCACCATGTAGATGAAGACGAAGGCCAGGAGGAACGCCGAGCCGAAGGCGTCGTTCTGCTCGGTGAGCATCTTCATCTGCCCGTCGTAGATGAGCGAGTAGCCCGCGGGCAGCGGCTGCGCCTCCACCTTCTCCCGGAACTTCGCCGCCACGTCGCCCAGGGCCGCGTCCTTGAGCTGGGCATAGACGGCGATCTGCTTCTGGCGGTTCTCGTGCTCGATGACGCTCGGACCGTCGCGCAACTCCACCTTCGCCACGTCCGACACCGGCACCATGCCCCGGGGCGTGGCGAGCTGGAGCTGGCGCACGCGCTCGGGCGTGTCGCGGTCGCGCGCGGACAGGCGCACGCGGATGTCCGTCTCGTCCACGCCCTCGCGCAGCTTGGCCGACACGTCACCGCCAATGGCCAGGCGCATCTGCATGGCCAGCGCCGAGGCGCTCAACCCCAGATCCTTGGCGCGCGCCCGGTCGATCTCGATCGCCAGCTCGGGCTTGGGCGGGTTGAAGTCCACGCGGATGTCCACCGTGCCGGGAATGTCGTGCAGCATCCCCGCGATGCGATCGGCCTCCACCTTGAGCTGAGACAGATCCGGGCCGGTGACGCGCACGATGATGGGATAGAAGTCACCGCCGAGCCCATCGATGATGGGGGGATCCATCATCAGGACGCGGGTGGCGACCAGCTCGGGATCGAGCCGGGACCGCGCGTCCTCCTTGATGGCCTGGATGCCCCGGGTGCGCGCGTGCTTCTCCGTGGTGAGCACCCGGATGCGCGCCTTGTTGACGTCGCCGTTCTCTCCCACGATGGAGTAGATGTCCGTGACCTCGGGGATCTCACGCAGCAGCTTCTCCGCCTGCTCCACGCGCTTGCCCGTCTGCTCCAGGTTGGAGGAGTCCGGCAGGATGAGCTGGACGAAGAACTGCGAGCGGTCCTCCGGGCTCATGAACTCGAGGCCCAGACCGCGCGCGGCTCCGAAGGACAGCAGCATCGCCCCCAGGGTGATGCCCATGGTGGCCCACTTGTGGTCCAGCACCCAGCGGAGGATGCGCGAGTAGACGCGCTCGCTGCCGTCCAGGAAGCCGCGGATGGAGCGCGCCAGGGCGTTCTCCTGGTGGTGCTCGCCCGCCTGGCGCTGCTTGGCCAGACGCGCGGACAACATCGGATCCAACGTGAAGGAGATGAAGAGCGAGATGAGCACCGCCACCGAGATGGTGATGCCGAACTGCTGGAGGAACTGGCCCACCATGCCGGGCATGAAGGCCACCGGGACGAACACCGCCACCAGCGCGAGCGTGGTCGCGAGCACCGCGAGACCCACGTCCTTGGTGCCGTTGGACGCGGCGGACACCGGATCCTCCCCTTGCTCCAACCGGTGGGTGATGGCCTCGCGCACCACCACCGCGTCGTCGATGAGCAGACCGATGGCGAGCGAGAGCGCCAGCAGCGTCATCTGGTTGAGCGAGTAGTTGAGCAGGTACATCACGAAGAACGTGCCGATGACCGAGGTGGGCAGCGCCAGCGACGAGATGAAGGTGCCGCGCGGATCCAACAGGAACATCAGGATGATGAGCACCGCCATCGCGCCACCGAAGACGAGGGCGATCCACACCTCGTGGGCGTTCTCGCGGATGGGCACCGACTGGTCGATGAGCAGCGTGGCCTGGAACTCGTGGCCCAGCGTGGGGACGAGCTTCGTCATCGCCGCCTTCACCGCGTCACTCACCGCCACGGTGTTGGAGCCCGGCTGCTTGACGATCTCCAGGATGACCGCGTCCTGACCATTGAGGCGCGTGGTGGTGCGCCGCTCCTCGGCCCCGTCGGTGACGGTGGCGATCTCCTCCAGCCGCACCTGCGCGCCCGTGCGGCCCTGGGCCACCGGCAACTGCCGCAGCTCCTCCACGCTCTTGAACTGTCCGAGCGAGCGCACCGTCAGCTCCGTGGAGCCGAGCTGCAACCGGCCCGCGGGCAGGTCCAGGTTCTCCGAGCCGATGCGCTGGCCCACCTCCATGGGGGACACGCCCACCGCGCGCGCCTTGTCCAGGTCGATGTCCACCTGGATCTCCCGCACGTCACCGCCGTTGATGCGCACGTCGGCCACGCCCTCGAGCTGCGCGAGCGCCGGCTTGAGCTGGTCCTCGATGAGCTTGCGCACCGTGCGCGAGTCGGCCTGCGCGCTCGCCGCGTAGGTGAGCACCGCCACCGCCGACAGGTCCACGCGGCCAATCACCGGCGCGTCCGCGTCGGCCGGCAGCCGGTTGGACACGCCCGACACCTTGTCGCGCACCTCCTGCACCGCCCGGTCCAGGTTGGTGGACAGCTTGAACTGCACCACCACCGTGCCCACGTTCTCGCGGCTGAAGGAGTGGATCTTGTCCACGCCGTTGATGCCCGCGACGGCATCCTCGATGGGCTTGATGACCTGGGTCTCGATCTCCCCGGGGCCCGCGCCCTTGTAGATGGTGTTGACGACCACCACCGGAATGGACACGTCCGGGAAGAGATCGGTCCCCAGCCGGGTAAAGCCCATCACCCCGAGGACGATGAGGCAGAGGGACATCATGGCCGTGAAGACCGGCCGGCGAATGGAGACGTCGCTGAGGAGCATGGGGGACGCTCGAAGAGGCGTGCGGCGGGAGGACTACTTCACGGAGACGCGCGTCCCCTCGGTGAGGGAAGGCGTGAGGTATTCGACGACCTTGTCCAGCGGCGCGGCGGCCTTCACCACCACCTCGCGCACTCCGCGCTCGAGCACCTGGACGTCCACGCGGCGCACCTCGCCCGAGGGCGCCACCACGAACACATGGTCCCCCCCGGAGGAGGACAGCGCGCTCGTCGGCAGGGCGTGGGCCTCCTCCGCCTCACCCAGCGGCAGCACGACGCGCGCCAGGGTGTTGGCCACGAAGCGGCCGTCCTTGTTGGGCACGAGGATGTCCACCGGAATGCGGCGCGTGGCCGGGTCCGCGGAGGGGATGACGGTGCGGATGACGGCCTCGTCCGTGAAGGTGCTGCCGCCGATGACCTCCACGCGCACGCGGGTGCCCGGCTTGAGGCGGGCGCGGGTGGACTCGGCCACCGTCGTCTTGAGCAGCAGCGTGCTCACGTTCTCCAGGGAGAAGAGCGCCACGCCCGGACCCACGATGGCGCCCACCTGCTCGGGCGCGTCGGTGACGGTGCCGGGGAAGGGCGCCTTGAGGTCATGCTTGCGGCGGCCCGCCTGCGCCTGGGCGAGCTGCGCACGGGCCGCGAGCAGTTGCGCCTCGGCCTGACGCGCCTGGGTGCTGGAGGTGCGGTTCTGCAGGTCGCTCACGTTGCCCTGCTGCTGCAGCTTCGCGTTGCGCTCGGCCACGTCCGCGGCCATCGCGGCGCTCACCTCGGCGGCGGCCACCGAGGCCTGGGCCTGGGCGAGCTGGGCGTCGGCGATCTCCGGATTGAGCTGGCCGAGCATCTGGCCCTCCTGCACCGTCTGACCCTTCTTCACCCGCACCTTCTCCAGCCGGCCTCCGACCTCGAAGCCCACCTGCAACGACTGGGAGGGGAAGAGCGTGCCCGTCACCTCCTCACGGGGGGTGCTGCGCACGGCGCGCGGCGCGGCGAGCGTCACCGACTGCACGCCCGGCGTGGCGGCCGGAGTCGCGGGAGTCGGGGCCGCGTCCGCGCGGCAACCCGAGAGGGACAACGAAGCGGCGGCCATGCCCACGGCGGCGAGCCCGGCGACGAGCGGCGTCCTGATGAGTTTCACGATCCTGACCTCGGGGTACTGCGAGTGCGGGAAAGCGCGCGGGACGGGGCCCGGCGCGAAGAAGTCGAAGTCTTCGGTGGCGACTCGCGCGACGGCTCCACCGGGGCGGCCACGTCACACCGGGGCACGCAGCCCTCGCGGATGAGCAGGTGGATGGAGTTGGCCCAGGCGGCCAGGTCCGGCTTCTCCTGCATCTGGCTCATGCGCTGCGCCAGCAACACGTAGGTGCCGACGATGAGCGAGCCGATGACCTCGGAGGGCACGTCCGTGCGCAGCGCGCGGCCGGACTGCAAGCGCCGGAACTCCTGGGCCACCCGCGACACCTCGCGGTCCACGAAGCCCCACACCAAGGACTCGAAGTCCGTGCCCTGGCAGCCGCGCATGAGCACCTGCATCACGTCGCGGTAGGACCACATCAGCTCGAGCGTGCGCAGGTCCCCCTCGGCGCTCATCGCCAACAGGCGCTCGTAGCGCTCGGAGCGCTCGGACACGTCGCTCGCCTCCACCGCGCCCTGCTCGGCGAAGAACCGCTCCGTCTCCTCGCGCCGCTGGTCGATGAGGCCCTGCAGCGCGGACATGAACTCGCCGAGCACCTCCCCGAAGAGGGCCTCCTTGGACGTGGCGTGCAGATAGAAGGCGCCCTTCGAGAGTCCGCACGCGGCGGTGATGTCCTCGATGCGCGCGCCCTTCAGCCCCTTCTTCATGAACTCCACCCGGGCGGCGGCGATCAGTGCTGCTCGGGCGTGCGGATCCGCGGGACGGGCCATGGTGGCCGCATTCCTAACCCGCCGGTCAGAAACGGCCAAGAGGGGTTCCTGAACCTCGGGTCAAGAATACATCAAATCAGCTTATGATATCCATCAGCCAATCTGGGGTATGATTCCCCGGACTCCGGGTATGTCTGTCTATGAGGACTGACCGGGGCCGAGCCGCGCGAGGGCCTTGCACAGCGGGCACGCGGCCACGGGATGGCCGCCCTCGCGGCGATGCAGGTCCAACACCGCGCGTGACACCTCGGCGAGTTCCCGGCGCACCTCGCGCCGCGCCCCCTTCACCCGGGCGATGGAGAGGTTGTCGTAGGCCGTCGTCTGGTGGCGCATCCACGCGATGACGGCCGCCTCGGCGCGCCGCTCGATGGGGATGCGCTCGGTGCGCGCCACGGTGCCGCTGCCCACGGGCGTGGCATGCGCGGACACCGCCACCGCCAGCAGCTTCGCCTGGGGCATGAAGGAGGGCGCGAAGGCGAGGAAGCGCAGCACCGCGTTGGCGAAGTCCACCTCGTACTCGGCCTGCTCGCGCTCACGGCGGCGCACGTCGGCCTCGCGGCGGCGGGCATAGGCGGGGGTGGCGCGCTCGGCCTCCAGGGCCGCCTGCGCGGCGGTGATGTGGGCCTCGGGTGCCCAGACACCACGGGAGAAAATCTTGCGGCCCTTCTTCTCCACCACCGTCCAGCTCGGGCCGGCGGCCTTCACCCGGCGCGTGAGGCCCGCGTCGCCAGGGGGCAGCAGGGCCCAACCAGCGGGCACGGTGAGGACGGAGCCATCGGCCGCGCGCACGCGGCGCGGGTCGCTCGTGGGGGACACGGTCAGGGAGTCGCTCATGGGGAGGGCGCGCCTCTTAGCCCACCCGCCCCCCGGGCGAAAAGAGCCCCCACGTCAACCCCCTCGTCCTCGTGGTACATGAGGCGGATCGCGCACACATCCGGTCGCCGCGCCGGGAGGAGTTTCATTCATGGGCAGCGCTGGCATGTCCATCCTCAGGCTCACCTTCCTCGGCACCTCGGCCGCCCAGCCGACGTTGCACCGCAACCTCTCCGGACTCGCGGTGAAGGCCAACACGGATCTGCTCCTCTTCGACTGTGGCGAGGGCAGCCAACGGCAGATGGTGCGCTATGGCACCGGCTTCACCGTGGACGCCGTCTTCTTCACCCACTTCCACGCCGATCACTACCTGGGCATCATCGGCTTCTTGCGCACGCTCGGGATGATGGGGCGCGACAGTGCCGTGCAGCTCTATGGGCCCCCCACCGCGCGCCGGCTCCTGAACCAGGCGGTGCACCTGGGCGTGGAGTCCCTGTCCTTCCCGGTGGAGATCCACGAGCTGCGCGATGGCGACACCGTGCGGCGGCGCGGCTATTCGGTGCAGGCGGTGGCGGTGGATCACCGCATCAACGCGCTCGGCTACGTGCTGCAGGAGGACGAGCGCCCGGGGAAGTTCAACCTGGAGAAGGTGAAGGCGCTCGGGGTGCCGTCCGGGCCGCTCTACGGCCAGCTCCAACGGGGCGAGCCGGTGCAACTGGCCGACGGCCGCACCATCCGCCCCGAGGAGGTCGTCGGCGAGCCACGTCCCGGCCGGCGGCTGGTCATCTCCGGGGACACCCGCCCCTGCCCCGCGATGGTGAAGGCCTCGCGGGAGGCGGATCTGCTCATCCACGAGTCCACCTTCTCCGATGACGAGCAGGCGCGGGCCCTGGAGACGAGGCACTCGACGGCGCGCGAGGCGGCCCAGGTGGCGCGCGAGGCGGGTGCCCGACGGCTCATCCTCACGCACCTGTCCAGCCGCCACGACACGGATCCATCCCGGCTGCTCGCCCAGGCGCGCGAGGAATTCAAGGGCCCCGTCGAGGTGGCCCATGACGGGCTCACCGTGGAGCTGCCCCTGCGCGACTGAGCCTGCTCTACTTGACGGCCGCCTCGGCCTCGGCGCGCAGGGCGCGAGCGCCCTCCGGGTCCACGCGCTGCAGCAGCTCCCACTCCAGCTCCCGGTCGCGCGTCATGTTGGAGGTGTCCGTGCCCAACGCCTGGCGCTGGCCCGTGCGCGCGTCCACCGGTCCCGGACCGGACTCGGTGCGGTTCTGCCGGAAGATCTCCACCGAGCTCAGCGCCGGGCTGGGCTGCCTGCCACGCACGTAGTAGCGCACGTAGTTGGTGCCCAGCGACGAGGGCGCGCCCACCATGGCCCAGTCGGTGGCGATCTCGAACGCGCCCGGCGCCTCGCGAAGGGGCAGCTCCTTCTCCTTCAAGAGCGAGCGCACCTGCGGCCACACCTCGGCCATGGGCTTGCGGTACACGTAGCCACTCGCCTTCTCCTGGATGTACAGCTCGCGGCGGCTGGAAGCGCATCCAGCGGCGAGCAGGGCGGCGGCGAACAACACCACGGACGAAAACCACGGCGAGTGCTTCGAGGAACGCATGGCAGCTCTCCTGGTGAATGAGGCGGAGAGCGGGCATTTGAAGCATGGGTACCCGAGGAGCGCTAGACTCGCGCGCCATGAAGGACGGGCCCCTTCGCCGGAGCATCAAACGCCTCGCACGGCTGCGCTATGACTTCGACCTCGCCGTCACGCGGCTGCTCTTGCGTGCCCGGGGAGAGCCGCGCTACCGGCTGACGGGCGCGTGCAACGGGTGTGGCCGCTGCTGTGAATCGCCCACCCTCGCCGTGAGCCGGCCCGTCTTCTTCCTGCGCTCGCTGCGCTGGCTCGTGCTCACCTGGCACCGGCTCGTCAACGGCTTCGAGTACGTGGGCGAGGACCGCCGGCACCGGCTCTTCGTCTTGTGCTGCACGCACTACGATCCCACGACGAAGCAGTGCGACTCCTACGACAGCCGGCCGGGGATGTGCCGCGACTACCCGCGCAACCTCGCCTTCGAGGCCCTGCCGGAGTTCTTCCCCGAATGCGGCTACTCGGCCGTCTACAAGAAGGCCGAGCCGCTGCGCCAGGCCCTCAAGAACAGCAACCTCTCGCCGGAGAAGTACGAGGAGCTGGTGCGCAAGCTGCACCTGCGCGAGTAGCCGCGCCCTGCATCACGCCGGGGGAAGACCTGAACGTAGCAAAGTGCATACACGGAAGCGGGACCCCATTGGTCATCGTCTTCGTCGTAGATGGCCACCCGCGCCCGGATGCTCTTGGACAAGGGAAGGATGCGGTAAGGGCAACCTGGCCGCTGCTTGAACAACTCCGCCCCGTTGAAATGCAGATAGAAGGCCCGCAGGTCCGGGTCCAGACGCCACCCCACCCTCCGCTCAAACTCCTCGATATGACTCGACGATGTGGTGCTACTCCTTTCAGTACGGGATTCTGTTAGCGCTACGCCCATCAGAATTCTCGCGGGTCGCTCCATTCAAAGTCTTCCTCTTGCCAGTTTGTGCAAGAGTTCAGTGTCTCTCCAAATCTCTTGATGAAATCCTGGAGGGCTTCGACCCCTGTCTGTCCCAGTCCGGCTTCTCCATCGGGGGCTCCATTGGCGTCTTTCACACACACATTCGCGACTGCGACGAAGCCTCCGGAGCTTCGCTCGAGGACCTTGTTCTTGTATCTGGACCAAGGAAGACACCGCATGTCTCGGACCTCGAAAATGCCTACCACCCGCTCTATTTTCGAGGCACCGTGCAGATCGACTGTTCTCCAGCTCATTCCTTGTTTCCTTTCTCATCCTCCTCGAACTCGCCGTTGCCCAGCGCCACCGGCCTGGCATCGGAACGAGGGGTGAAGACGAGGGGGTCGGTCTGGCCCGTGTCCAGGCGCACGACCCGGGAGGCGGTGCCACACCCGACGAGGAGAATCAGCATCTCGTTCGTGATCACGACCCTGTCGCCAGATACGCGCACGGTGTTTCCCGTTTCAGAATCGATGAACTTGCGTCACGTCCGGGTCGGGCTCCAGAGGAGGGCGCCGAGTGAGAATGGCCGGGGCTGTCCTCTGGTAGCCGGGCGGAGTGGGGCAGAAGTGGAGCATGGCATCCGAGGCGCCATGCCGTTCTCCTCGGCGCGGTGAACCCGGAGCCGAGCGAGTGTCCATGTTCAAGCACGGGGTTCGCTGTTGCTCCGTCCCTCAGAAATCCTGCGGGTCGCTCCATTCAAAGTCTTCCTCTTGCCAGTCTGTGCGAGAGTCCAATGTTTCACCCAGTCGCGTGATGAGATCTTGAAGGGCTTCGGTTTCTGTCCGTCCGAGCCCTGCTATCCAATCAGGGTTTCCATTGGCGTCTTTCACACACACATTGGGGACCGCGAGGAAATCCTGGGAGCCTTGCTCAAGAACTTTGATTTTGTATTTTGTCCATGGAATGCCTCGCATGTCGCAGACCTCGAAGAGACCCACCACCCGCGAAATGCTCGCGGCACCATGCAGATCGATTGCTCTCCAGTCCATCAGTTTCCTGCTTTCTTAGCGAGCCCCAAAAGATACAATCCGTCCATCTGGCGCGAGATCAATATAATTGCCTTTCTTGACATAGCGAACCACACCCTCGGTGGCGCCTTCAATTGGAAACTTTTGTGCGCCCTTGAGGTTCTGCCTGAAGCCTCTCGCCTTCCGTAGATACTGTGAGACATCCTTGGCCCCAACCTCTGCTCCATGCTTGGCGAAGTGTTCCTGGAGTGAGTCCAATGGAGAGTCGTAACTCCCTTCATGCCACCGTTCAAGCTCCGGAAGGTCGTCCTTCTTCGGAGCACCGTCACTGCTCGTGCGGCTTGACGTCATGGCCACCGCCCCTGGAGCGAGGGCGATGGTGACGGTCTCCGCGCTCACGGCGACCGTCTCCACTTCCCCCACCGCCGCGAGCCGGATGCCCACCTGTGTCTCGGCTTGTACGGCCGCCTGCATGGAGCCGGGCAGCTTCGGCACCTTCGCGGCCAGCCCCGGTGCCGTGTTGCCGATGGCCGCCATGGCCAGCATGGCGTATGCTCGCGCCGCGTTCCGGCCCATGAGCTTGCCGTACCGATCGCCCGCTGCGCGCAGCTCGTTGAACGTGGTGGCCCTGTCCGCCTCGTCCATCAGCCGCTTGAAGCCGACGACGAGGCCCCAGAAGGTCTCGACGCCCACGTAGGAAATGAGGGTGGCGGTCATCACCGCCGCGAGACCCTTGGAGACTGTCACGTCGGGAAGGGAGACGAGCACCATGTACGTGGTCCAGGTCCAGAGCACGGCCGCCACCATGGCGTGGGGGTCGGCCATGTCCTTGAACGCCTCCAGCATCTCGTCCAGCACGGCGCCCTTGGCGAGAGCCAGGGCCAAGGCGAAACGGCCATCCCCGTTGAGGGTGGGGCTTTCCGTCAACAGGCGCAGACAGTCCCCGGGCCTGCCAATGCGCTCGCACCAGCGCAGGTAGGCGCGCGTCAACTCCACCTGCGCCGTCGTTGACTGCCCCTCCAGGTACTCGCCCAGCTCGAGCGGAGTGATGCGGCGGCTGGGGGGCTCGTACGTGTACGAACCGCTCCGTGCCTCCACCTCGAACAGCCGCCGGGCGGCTTCCTGGGGCCGAGTGGGGGGCCGAACATCCCGAGCCAGTTCCGACACGGCATCCTTGAACTCGCTGTTGCCCAGCGCCACCGGTCTGGCGTCGGAACGAGGGGTGAAAACGAGGGGGTCGGTCTGGCCCGTGTCCAGGCGCACGACCCGGGAGGCGGTGCCACACCCGACGAGGAGAATCAGCATCACAGCCGTGCGGCACAGCTTCATGGGGATTCCTCTCGGTCACCCATCCATGGGTAGCCAGTCCGGAAGAATACCCAATGGGTACAACAACCCTCGGAGCGGGGTTCACGGGAAGGTCACGCCGCCAAGGGTGACAAGCCGGCCTCCGCTCTCGTCCCACAACTTGAGGCTGAAGGTGCCCCGCGCCTCGTGCGCCAGCAGCTCCGTCTCCACCACGACGAGGCCCATCTGGTCCGTCGGAATGGGCGCGAACTGCCACACCTTCGCCTCCTTCACGTCCTGGCCTTTTCCCACCAGCAGTGCCGCATCCTTGGCCGTCCAGGGGGCCGTGCCGAGGTTCTCCATGACCATCGCCACGGCCACCCGCATCACGTCCTCGCCTTTTTCCCGTCGCAGGGTGGTGGAGCGGTAGCTGATGATGGTTCTCGCGGGAAGCGCATTGGCCGAGGGCTTGGTGATGGTGCTCTGGATGTCCTTGGCCAGGACGCCTTGCCCGTTCTTCGTGTCCACCGTCAACAGCCCGCTGGCGAACAGCCCCGTGATGCCCAGCCCGCTTCCTTCCGCCTGCGTCCGCACCAACTCCGTTTGAAGCTGCCGGATTCGGGCTTCCTTCTCCTGTACCTCCTCCTGGTAGTCCTCGACGGTGCGCCGATTGCGGAAGACTTCCACCTGCCGCGCGGCCCGTGCCGGGTGGCCCACCAGCTCGAAGGTAGCGCTCGTTGGGGCGGCACCATCCGCGAAGCGCACCACCAGTTTGAGCCGTTCCCCGGACCGGAGTCCTTCCGGGGGATGACGGTGAGGCTTCGCGTCCCCGTGGACACGTCCTCGAAACGCTCGCGCTCTTGCAACTCCACCGCACCCGGTGGCAGCGGCGAGTCGAACCGGAAAGTGATGGGAAGGCCGGGGCTGATGCACACCTCCGGCGCCTTGTCGGTGGGAGCCGCCGACAGTTCGAGCCGGTGTGGCGACGCCTCACAGTTCGGAAGAGCTGGCTGCGTGGTAGCGCTGACATCCGCGAGGAGCGCCAGGAGCAACAGCACGGCGGGGGACGAGGTGAGCACGGAGCGGGGACCTCCAGCAGATGGGGTAGAGACTGGAGAAGTGGGCCTCTACCACACCTTCCCGCCCGGTAGGGCAGGAGCGCTCCCAATGCCCCTACCCGCGAACCACTCGGACAGCGCTACTCGAAACGGCGCACCGCCTCCACGCCCATGGAGGAAAAGACCTTGGCGGTTTCCGGTCCGCCATCGGGCTTCACTGGGACGCCACTTCTACCCTCGGCCCCCGCCTCCAGGCAGACCTTGAACGTGTCCCCCGTGGGTGTTCGGGCCTCGGTGAAACGGAAATAGGCGCGACCGTCTCCGAAATGGAGCTTGCCGGAGAGGATGGTCTCCTTTGGCAGCTTCCAATGAGGGCCTGGTAGTCCTTCGAGGCTGCCCCCGATAAGCAACCTCGCGGACGTGACGCCCTCGCGCACGGTGATGAATTTGGAGTCTTCGCGGATGAGGTCGACGAGGCCCGTGTCCCCAATTCCGATGCCGAGCGTTTCGGTCATGGTTTCGACGGCACCCGCCGGGCACGGCTCGCCTTCGGGGGCGGGACGCACCTGGGCACCGGGACACGCCGTGTTGGCGGCAGCGGCGGCACCGACACACCACTTCGCCAAGGGTGAGAGGAGCCCCTTCTGCTGCTTGTCCCCCGGGGGCCTGGGGGCCTGCTGCTTCTTCAAGGCGTCGTCCTTGGGTCGCGTCACCAGCGAGGCGACGACCGCAGGGGTTTGCTTCGCCGGGGGCGGAGCTGCGGCCCGCTCAATCTCCGGCGGCGGCCACGGGGGCGCCACTTCCTGACCGGGAAGAGCCTTCCACGTTGGGGAGGAGGCGGAGGACGCCACGGATGGGGACTCGGGCGTCCACCGCCGCGCGAGCCACCACCCGGTAAGGGCCACGCCCACCAGCACGGCCATCCACACCGCCGCACGCCGAAGCGCCTGGAGCGCCATGGCCTGCACGGGCACATGCGCCACCGTGGCCGGAGTCGGTGTCGCCGGGGTGGGCTCCACGGGGGGCACGGCCGCCTCGGGCTTCTCGCGCGCCGCGGCTGCCCGGCGGCCTCGCCTCGCTCCACGGGGGCCGTCATGCAGGGGCACCTGCCAGGAAGCATCCGCACGGGCCATCAGGTGCGACAGCTCCTTCACCAACTCCAGGACGCTCGGGTAGCGCTTCTCCGGCGTCTTCTCCAAGAGCTTCATGCACACGTCACTCACCACCCACGGCACGTTGGGGTTGACGATGTGCGGCGGCAGGGGCTCCTGGTGGATGACGGCCTTCACCGAGGCCTCGTCCTCCCACGCCACCTCGAAGGGGAAGCGGCGGGTGAGTAGCCGGTAGAGCACCACGCCCAGCGCGTATTGGTCGTCCGCCTTCCCGGGCCGGTAGGTGACTCGCCGGTCGTTCCAGTGCTCCAGGCCGAAGCGCCACGCCTCCGGGCTGCGGTAGTGGGGCGTCCCCGGGGGGAACAGGCCCTCGGTGAGGGTGGTCTGCCCCTCACGCCTGGCGGCCCCGAAGTCCAACAGCACCGGCTCCCCATCCTCGTCGCGCACGACGATGTTGGCTTCCTTCACGTCCCGGTGGACGACATGCCTGTCATGTGCCACGGCCAGCCCGCGCGCTACCCCCACCAGCTTGCCCACCACGACCCACGTATCGGGGTTCTCCTCCCAGGCCCACACGTCGAGCGGGCGGCCCTCGACGTACAGCATCTTCAAGCAGAAGAACTCGGGCAGCGCGGGCGGCCAGTAGCTGAAGCCCACCTGCTGCACGAGGTTCTTGTGCTGGAAGGACATGGCGAGGATGCCCTCGCGCTCGGCCCACTGCCTGGCTCGGTAGAGCGGGACGAACTTGAGGGCGAACAGGGTGCCAGTCAGCTTGTCCCGTGCCCGGTACACGGTGCCGTAGCCCCCACGCTCCACCAGCTCTTCGATGATCGCGCCGTTGACGTTCGTGCCGGGCGGCAGGTCCGGCGTGTCCCGCTCGTTCATGGCGCTACACGCTAGCAGCTCCGCGGGGCGGATACCTACCTGGTGAGACTCCCTCACGGGGCCAACTTCTCGGACAGGGTGGCCACTCCCTGGCGAGCGGCGGCATGAGCCGCTGGGCGTGCTACATCGGGTGATGAAGCACGTGCGACTGCTCCCGGGCGCGCACGTCCACCGCCTCCACGCCGCTCGTGGCCCGCGCGGCGCGGAAGTGCTCGAGCAGCAGCGACGCCACCTTGTCCGGCGCCTCGAGCGGCAGGGCATGGCCCTCCTCGGGCAGCAGGCGCACGATGGGGCGCTGCTCGAAGTACGGCTCCAGTCCCCGGGTGAACGTCTTGCGCAGGGCCGGATCCCGCTCGCCCCAGATGAGCATCAGCGGGGCGCGCGCACGTGGCGTGGCGAGCAGCCGGCGCCGGCCCCCGGGCGTGAAGAGGAAGCGGAACAGCTCGCGGTAGTAGGTGATGGGCGGGCGCGCCGCCTCGGGCCGCGCGAAGTGGGCCTCGTACTCCGCCAGCTTTCCCAGAGGCACGCGTGAGGCGTCCACCATCTGCCGCCGCAGCATCCAGGACACCAGGACACCGCCCCCCGCGGACAA from Cystobacter ferrugineus encodes the following:
- the rnz gene encoding ribonuclease Z gives rise to the protein MSILRLTFLGTSAAQPTLHRNLSGLAVKANTDLLLFDCGEGSQRQMVRYGTGFTVDAVFFTHFHADHYLGIIGFLRTLGMMGRDSAVQLYGPPTARRLLNQAVHLGVESLSFPVEIHELRDGDTVRRRGYSVQAVAVDHRINALGYVLQEDERPGKFNLEKVKALGVPSGPLYGQLQRGEPVQLADGRTIRPEEVVGEPRPGRRLVISGDTRPCPAMVKASREADLLIHESTFSDDEQARALETRHSTAREAAQVAREAGARRLILTHLSSRHDTDPSRLLAQAREEFKGPVEVAHDGLTVELPLRD
- a CDS encoding YkgJ family cysteine cluster protein; its protein translation is MKDGPLRRSIKRLARLRYDFDLAVTRLLLRARGEPRYRLTGACNGCGRCCESPTLAVSRPVFFLRSLRWLVLTWHRLVNGFEYVGEDRRHRLFVLCCTHYDPTTKQCDSYDSRPGMCRDYPRNLAFEALPEFFPECGYSAVYKKAEPLRQALKNSNLSPEKYEELVRKLHLRE
- a CDS encoding serine/threonine protein kinase, coding for MNERDTPDLPPGTNVNGAIIEELVERGGYGTVYRARDKLTGTLFALKFVPLYRARQWAEREGILAMSFQHKNLVQQVGFSYWPPALPEFFCLKMLYVEGRPLDVWAWEENPDTWVVVGKLVGVARGLAVAHDRHVVHRDVKEANIVVRDEDGEPVLLDFGAARREGQTTLTEGLFPPGTPHYRSPEAWRFGLEHWNDRRVTYRPGKADDQYALGVVLYRLLTRRFPFEVAWEDEASVKAVIHQEPLPPHIVNPNVPWVVSDVCMKLLEKTPEKRYPSVLELVKELSHLMARADASWQVPLHDGPRGARRGRRAAAAREKPEAAVPPVEPTPATPTPATVAHVPVQAMALQALRRAAVWMAVLVGVALTGWWLARRWTPESPSVASSASSPTWKALPGQEVAPPWPPPEIERAAAPPPAKQTPAVVASLVTRPKDDALKKQQAPRPPGDKQQKGLLSPLAKWCVGAAAAANTACPGAQVRPAPEGEPCPAGAVETMTETLGIGIGDTGLVDLIREDSKFITVREGVTSARLLIGGSLEGLPGPHWKLPKETILSGKLHFGDGRAYFRFTEARTPTGDTFKVCLEAGAEGRSGVPVKPDGGPETAKVFSSMGVEAVRRFE